The Syntrophales bacterium genomic sequence GGGAAAACCACACAGGAACGTCGTGCTTCTTACGGGGCGAAGGATAACTCACGGCAAGTTCCTGTAGAATTTTTTTGGCGCCGATATAGCGGAAGAATTCAGTTTCCACCACCTCGCTGGCCGTATCCATGTAGTCGAATTCACCGTTCTGAAACTGTTCAAGGACAAAGCCCTGATCACGTTCGTAGCAAACGATGTCCATTCAGGGATCCTTTCTCCTGACCTTCTCAATGGCATCAATGGCGCGTAACATTTTCGTGTAGAGCTTGACGAAATCCGCGCGGGCTGTCCTGAAACGCTGATAGCGTTTGGTCAACCTGCTCATTTGTTCTACTTGACCTGTAGGGACAGGCCATAACCGTGAGCGCCCTGAAATACTGGCGCTCAGGACTGTCGTTTCATGGAGCTTTCCCTTGGCGCAGCGGCAGTTTGGCTTGCCGCACTTGCGCCTGAGCGGGTAAACGGTTCCCTTTACCATGGGATAACCCTCCAGAAAGATTGGCAAAAGTTTCCCAGGCCGGTCTTTAAGGCGCACCAAGGTCTGTCGGAGGCTGCTCAAGCGGTGGCGGCGTGGATGTATCTGCATTTCGTATATAGTATAGCATACAGATTAAGCAATGTAAAGACTTTTTTTAAGGGTGGGGTTTTAATTCGTCATTATTGATAAGGAAAATCAGACGAAGGCTTTGCTACTGTCTGAATTGCAACGTCCGGGATTAGATAAACGCTTTATGTAGCGCCTTCAGCAACGGTTCGCCGTCCTGGAAAGAGGTGACGAGGGTTATCTTATCCGGCGCGTAAATCTCTTTTTTCAAAACGCAGCCGGAGACGGAGGCCGTTTCTCTGAGCGCTTTTTTTATTTCGGCGGCGTCCAGCTTTGAGCCGATAAGGTTCAGTTCGGCCGACTTTCCGCTTCCGCGGATGGAAAAACAGATCACTACCGGATCCGGGCCGACGCGTCCGGGGTTCCCGACTCTTGTCCCCTCTTCGTTTTCAAAAGAAGAGCGCAGGTGCAGTGGTATGGAGTATTTCTTCGCGTAAGCTATGGCGCGGAACTGGCGCACCTCGGTACCGGAACGTGCCAGCTGTATTACCGCGTCATATGAAATGTATGGTATTTTTTTTGCCTGTGGCACCACAGTGGGATTGGCCGTGTATATTCCCTTCACATCGGTATATAATTCGCAAATATCGGCTTTCAGCGCGCGTGCCAAGGCTACGGCCGTAAGATCGGAGCCTCCGCGGCCCAGCGTGGCAATATCTCCGGTTTTAGCGGCGCCCTGGAAACCAGCCACGACCGCGATCCGGCCTTTTTTCAGTTCTCTCAGCACTCGGGCGGGGCGGATCGAAATAATATCGGAGTCCGTGTGTCTGGAATCGGTCATTATTCCGGCCTGGACGCCTGTGAGCGAAACAGCCCGGACGCCTTTTTCCGCTATAGCCATAGCCGTCAGCGCGGCGCAGAACTGTTCGCCGGCGGCCAGCAGGGCGTCCAGCTCGCGCGGGTCCGGGCGGGAGGTGAGTAGTTCTGAAAGTGCCAGCAGGTCGTCCGTGACGTTGGCCGGGGCCGAGACCACCATAACCACGGCAAGGCCCCGGCGGCGGGAAAAGGCCGCCCGCTCAGCCATGAGCTTTATTTTTTCAGGCTCAGCTAGGGAACTGCCGCCGAATTTCATTATGATGGTTTTCATCGGAAGCTGGTCGTAAAACAGAAAGCGAAAAACATAAAGGGGTTCCGGAATTGTCCGGCCTCCGATGTTTTCCGCTTTGTGGGACGCCGGCTGAGGTTACACCATCGTCGCTGTGACCCGTATGACTTCTGAGAGCGTGGTCACGCCGATCCGCGCTTTGCCGATGCCGTCCATGAGCAGAGTGCGCAGTTTGCCGGTCTGTATGGCTGTGCGGCGTATCATGTCCGTGGGGCTATGGTCCAGCACCTGTTTGCGTACTTCTTCGTTCATCAGCATCAGTTCGAAGATGCCGGTGCGCCCGAGATAGCCCGTGTTGCGGCAGGCGGGACAACCCTTCTCCACTTTGTAGTTCGCTCCTGGTTTCAGGATAAGATCTTTTATCACTTTACCCTCGGCGGGGTCCATATTTTTTATAAATTCGCATACCACGGCTTCCGATGGAGGCGCCGCCTTCTGCGCGCATTGCGGACATACCTTTCGCACCAGCCGCTGTGA encodes the following:
- a CDS encoding aspartate kinase; this encodes MKTIIMKFGGSSLAEPEKIKLMAERAAFSRRRGLAVVMVVSAPANVTDDLLALSELLTSRPDPRELDALLAAGEQFCAALTAMAIAEKGVRAVSLTGVQAGIMTDSRHTDSDIISIRPARVLRELKKGRIAVVAGFQGAAKTGDIATLGRGGSDLTAVALARALKADICELYTDVKGIYTANPTVVPQAKKIPYISYDAVIQLARSGTEVRQFRAIAYAKKYSIPLHLRSSFENEEGTRVGNPGRVGPDPVVICFSIRGSGKSAELNLIGSKLDAAEIKKALRETASVSGCVLKKEIYAPDKITLVTSFQDGEPLLKALHKAFI
- the tadA gene encoding Flp pilus assembly complex ATPase component TadA → YAMLKNISTPMINIITLEDPVEYRLEGLNQAQISAKTGFTWAEGLRTILRQDPDVIMVGEIRDYETAEISLRSALTGHLLFTTIHTISAPSIIERLFEMGIPPFLIASSMLGAMSQRLVRKVCPQCAQKAAPPSEAVVCEFIKNMDPAEGKVIKDLILKPGANYKVEKGCPACRNTGYLGRTGIFELMLMNEEVRKQVLDHSPTDMIRRTAIQTGKLRTLLMDGIGKARIGVTTLSEVIRVTATMV